Proteins encoded by one window of Lutibacter sp. A64:
- a CDS encoding aspartate kinase — MKVLKFGGTSVGSIENIKRVKEIINDGDRKIVVLSAMSGTTNALVEISEQIKLGALDVAIQYVENLSAKYEDVIDELFECSETKQEVSNYVDSVFEHLRALAAEKHTVFLYNKIVSQGELMSTFMFTKFLNQEGVNAQLLPALDFMRVDKSNEPDDFYIKQNLQRILHENLPADIYITQGFICLDAYGNIANLQRGGSDYTATIIGAVMDADEVQIWTDIDGMHNNDPRIVDNTHAISNLSFDEAAELAYFGAKILHPQTVMPAREANIPVRLKNTMDPASYGTLISEDIEGEGVKAIAAKDNITAIKIKSARMLLAHGFLKKVFEIFEKYETPIDMITTSEIAVSLTIDNDANLNSIVEELKKFSLVEVDNNQSIICLVGNEIVKHHETHRLFQVLQDLPIRMISYGGSNYNISLLVNTSDKISALKHLNKYVFDFAVS; from the coding sequence ATGAAAGTTTTAAAATTTGGAGGTACTTCAGTAGGTTCTATTGAAAATATAAAAAGAGTTAAAGAGATTATTAACGACGGTGATAGAAAAATTGTTGTTTTATCTGCTATGTCGGGAACTACAAATGCTTTGGTAGAAATTTCTGAACAAATAAAGTTAGGAGCTTTAGATGTTGCAATACAATATGTTGAAAATTTATCAGCAAAATATGAAGATGTTATAGATGAATTGTTTGAGTGCTCTGAAACAAAGCAAGAAGTAAGTAATTATGTTGATAGTGTTTTTGAACATTTAAGAGCTTTAGCTGCAGAAAAGCATACTGTATTTTTATACAATAAAATAGTATCGCAAGGAGAACTAATGTCCACTTTTATGTTTACTAAGTTTTTAAATCAAGAAGGGGTAAATGCACAATTATTACCAGCATTAGACTTTATGCGTGTAGATAAATCTAACGAGCCAGATGATTTTTATATCAAACAAAATTTACAACGAATTTTACATGAAAATTTACCTGCAGATATTTACATAACACAAGGTTTTATTTGTTTAGATGCTTATGGAAATATAGCTAATCTACAACGAGGAGGAAGTGATTATACAGCAACAATTATTGGTGCGGTTATGGATGCAGATGAGGTTCAAATTTGGACTGATATTGATGGAATGCACAATAACGACCCTAGAATTGTAGATAATACACATGCAATATCTAATTTATCTTTTGATGAAGCTGCTGAATTAGCGTATTTTGGAGCAAAAATATTGCATCCACAAACTGTTATGCCTGCGCGAGAAGCTAATATACCAGTTCGTTTAAAAAATACAATGGACCCTGCTTCTTACGGAACTTTAATATCTGAAGATATTGAAGGGGAAGGAGTTAAAGCTATCGCTGCTAAAGATAATATTACAGCTATTAAAATTAAGTCGGCACGTATGCTTTTAGCACACGGTTTCTTAAAAAAAGTATTCGAAATATTTGAAAAATACGAAACGCCAATCGATATGATTACAACATCAGAAATTGCAGTTTCGTTAACTATTGATAATGATGCAAATTTAAATTCAATTGTTGAAGAATTAAAAAAATTCTCTTTGGTTGAAGTAGATAACAATCAAAGTATTATATGTTTGGTTGGAAATGAAATTGTAAAACATCATGAAACACATAGATTGTTTCAAGTATTACAAGATCTTCCTATAAGAATGATTTCTTATGGTGGAAGTAATTATAATATTTCTCTTTTAGTAAATACTAGCGATAAAATTTCTGCACTTAAACATTTAAATAAATATGTTTTTGATTTTGCAGTGTCTTAA
- a CDS encoding alpha/beta fold hydrolase, producing the protein MTFSYKNIAVNFTSKGTGKTIVLIHGFLEDSTMWNSVSKELSKKYRVICIDLLGHGKTENLGYIHTMQDQATMVIAVLKHLRLRKYILVGHSMGGYIALEICKLAPTNVKGLCLMNSTALPDSEEKKINRDRAIVAVKQNHKTFIRIAIPMLFSEENRTIFNSEIEEITNNALNISPQGITAALEGMKIREDYTSIYKSANFPILMVVGKQDPALDYNSLIAQTKNTNVKVVEFSDGHMSHIENKEAFITTLASFAKKCS; encoded by the coding sequence ATGACTTTTTCTTATAAAAATATAGCTGTAAATTTTACTTCAAAAGGAACAGGTAAAACCATAGTTTTAATTCATGGTTTTTTAGAAGATAGTACTATGTGGAATTCAGTTTCTAAAGAACTTTCTAAAAAATACCGTGTAATTTGTATTGATTTATTAGGACACGGTAAAACAGAGAACCTTGGCTACATACATACAATGCAAGATCAGGCAACAATGGTTATTGCCGTTTTAAAACACCTTCGTTTAAGAAAATACATCTTAGTTGGGCATAGCATGGGCGGATATATAGCTTTAGAAATTTGCAAATTAGCACCAACTAATGTAAAAGGTTTGTGCTTAATGAATTCTACCGCATTACCTGATTCTGAAGAAAAGAAAATTAACAGAGATCGAGCAATTGTTGCTGTAAAACAAAATCATAAAACATTTATTAGAATAGCAATACCAATGCTTTTTTCTGAAGAAAATAGAACTATTTTTAATTCAGAAATTGAAGAAATAACTAACAATGCATTAAACATATCTCCTCAAGGAATTACCGCAGCTTTAGAAGGTATGAAAATTAGAGAAGATTATACTTCTATATACAAAAGTGCTAATTTCCCTATACTAATGGTTGTTGGAAAACAAGACCCAGCCTTAGATTATAATTCTTTAATTGCACAAACTAAAAATACCAACGTAAAAGTTGTAGAATTTTCAGATGGACATATGAGTCATATAGAAAATAAAGAGGCTTTTATTACTACTTTGGCTAGTTTTGCAAAAAAATGTAGCTAG
- a CDS encoding SusC/RagA family TonB-linked outer membrane protein yields MFGFTSNIDNVNIKGSFNQEKQITGTVKDSNGQPLPGVNILEKGTNNGVLTDFNGNYTLKLLNENATLAFSFMGFKTKEVIVNNQTTINITLEEDVASLDEVVIVGYGTRKKSNVTSAVAQVSAETFEDRAIANVSTGLQGAVTGLQITSTTSGGEPGATQNINIRGLMTSTGSSISNAGPLVLVDGAVMDINDINPEDIETVSVLKDAAAASIYGSRAAGGAILITTKSGKSMDGGMKVTYSNNFSFSTYTKWPNQTDALTYTTVMNEAGFNNTGRNNVFFSEDAISRIEQNIANPGSAPTLVTKNNGLDWDVSSGGLYASGNTNWRDFLFDDLALKTKHNLSFRGGNEKLNYYISTGAYSEDGLFKVAENNFNRYNLDAKIAAKPTKWLKFELLTKLQRSDAEFPWDPSYGRGRVFDQLSKLKPTMPTVDPTYGEPLTAAYYPSWNYSSEVNTKNQLVLLPRVSIEPLKDWFINLEYNYKTNNNKTVYSTSEYETIRPNGDPQVIISKDQTRVTPTLYTNDYWSPNLYTSYHKTIGEHNFDATVGYQSERYNVYNLSANAYGLLSDGVTSISTAVGDQTVTDGISHWSTESVFGRFGYNYKEKYMGRITYRRDGSSRFEPGNRWAGFPSFELGYNIAKEDFWSIEEISMLKLRASSGSLGNQNVGNYLYVPRIPISNGFYLFNGEREYTANVPDLTSINLTWETVKTKDIGIDIIALNNKLNFSFDWYRSDIEDMSTSGASLPAVLGTSSPLINGGITRTQGWEAEASWHQSFGDFRFNVRTTLSDYKQTIVEFPNETKLLSDLYEGRDLGEIWGLTWEGWFTSDQEALDRESVVNQRWVHNSQFGEGDTKYADLNDDGVINNGANTLDDHGDISIIGNSTPRYQYGITIGANYKSIDFNMFIQGVGKREYSPLAGNLKKQFLGPNQGPFHSNVYTEHLDYYRPADTDSPLGANTDSFFPRPYAVNGGKNNRNFRTHVDRYIQNAAYARLKTIQLGFTIPKKITDKYKIDRFRIFVTGENLLTISDLKFYDPEALQGSFSGGVSYPLSKTISTGVNISF; encoded by the coding sequence ATGTTTGGTTTTACTTCAAACATTGACAATGTAAACATAAAAGGTAGTTTTAATCAAGAAAAGCAGATTACTGGTACTGTTAAAGACAGTAACGGACAACCTCTTCCAGGTGTAAACATTCTGGAAAAAGGTACAAACAACGGTGTTTTAACCGATTTTAATGGTAATTACACCTTAAAATTATTAAATGAAAATGCAACTTTAGCTTTTTCATTTATGGGCTTTAAAACAAAAGAAGTTATTGTTAATAACCAAACAACTATAAATATAACTTTAGAAGAAGACGTTGCCAGCCTTGATGAAGTAGTTATAGTTGGTTATGGTACAAGAAAAAAATCAAACGTAACATCTGCAGTTGCACAAGTGAGTGCTGAAACATTTGAAGATAGAGCTATTGCAAATGTATCTACTGGTTTACAAGGAGCTGTTACGGGGCTTCAAATTACAAGTACAACAAGCGGTGGAGAGCCAGGTGCAACACAAAACATCAACATTAGAGGGTTAATGACCTCTACAGGCTCAAGCATTAGTAATGCTGGCCCATTAGTTCTTGTAGATGGAGCTGTAATGGATATAAATGATATTAACCCAGAAGATATAGAAACAGTTTCTGTTTTAAAAGATGCTGCTGCGGCCTCTATTTATGGTTCTAGAGCTGCTGGAGGTGCTATTTTAATTACTACCAAAAGTGGTAAAAGCATGGATGGTGGTATGAAAGTTACTTACTCTAACAACTTCTCATTTTCTACATATACAAAATGGCCAAATCAAACAGACGCCTTAACTTATACAACGGTAATGAATGAAGCTGGCTTCAACAACACTGGTCGTAACAATGTTTTTTTTAGCGAAGACGCTATTAGTAGAATAGAACAAAATATAGCAAATCCTGGTAGCGCACCTACATTGGTTACTAAAAATAATGGTTTAGACTGGGATGTAAGTAGTGGAGGTCTTTATGCAAGTGGAAATACTAATTGGAGAGATTTTCTTTTTGATGATTTAGCATTAAAAACCAAACACAATTTAAGTTTTAGAGGAGGAAATGAAAAATTAAATTATTACATTTCAACAGGTGCTTACTCTGAAGATGGACTATTTAAAGTAGCTGAAAACAATTTTAACAGATACAATTTAGATGCAAAAATAGCAGCAAAACCAACAAAATGGTTAAAATTTGAACTTTTAACTAAATTACAAAGAAGTGATGCTGAGTTCCCTTGGGATCCTTCTTATGGTAGAGGTAGAGTATTTGATCAATTATCTAAATTAAAACCAACCATGCCTACCGTTGATCCTACCTACGGTGAGCCACTTACTGCTGCCTATTACCCTAGTTGGAATTACTCAAGTGAAGTAAATACAAAAAACCAATTAGTATTACTACCTAGAGTTAGCATAGAACCTCTTAAAGATTGGTTTATTAATTTAGAATACAACTACAAAACAAACAACAATAAAACAGTATATTCTACTTCTGAGTATGAGACCATACGTCCAAATGGAGATCCACAAGTTATAATTTCAAAAGATCAAACTCGTGTAACTCCTACATTGTATACCAATGACTATTGGTCTCCAAACTTATACACTAGCTATCATAAAACTATTGGCGAACATAATTTTGATGCTACAGTAGGTTACCAAAGTGAACGCTATAATGTTTATAACTTAAGTGCAAACGCTTATGGTTTATTATCCGATGGTGTTACTTCAATATCAACAGCCGTAGGAGATCAAACCGTTACCGACGGTATCTCTCACTGGTCTACAGAAAGTGTATTTGGTAGATTTGGTTACAATTACAAAGAAAAGTACATGGGTAGGATAACTTACCGTAGAGATGGATCATCAAGGTTCGAGCCAGGTAATAGATGGGCTGGTTTCCCTTCATTTGAGTTAGGATATAACATAGCTAAAGAAGATTTTTGGTCAATTGAAGAAATAAGCATGTTAAAGCTTCGTGCTAGTAGCGGTTCTCTTGGAAATCAAAATGTGGGTAATTACCTATATGTACCAAGAATCCCAATTTCAAATGGTTTTTACCTATTTAATGGAGAAAGAGAATACACTGCAAACGTACCAGATTTAACTAGTATCAACCTTACTTGGGAAACTGTAAAAACTAAAGATATTGGTATTGATATTATAGCATTAAACAATAAGCTAAATTTCTCTTTTGACTGGTATCGTTCTGACATAGAGGATATGTCTACTTCAGGCGCTTCTTTACCAGCGGTTCTTGGAACAAGTTCTCCTTTAATAAATGGAGGTATTACGCGTACTCAAGGATGGGAAGCTGAAGCAAGCTGGCACCAATCATTCGGCGATTTTAGATTTAACGTTAGAACCACACTATCTGACTATAAACAAACTATAGTAGAATTTCCTAATGAAACAAAATTATTATCTGACTTATATGAAGGCAGAGATCTTGGAGAAATATGGGGATTGACTTGGGAAGGTTGGTTTACTAGTGACCAAGAAGCTTTAGACCGAGAATCTGTTGTAAACCAAAGATGGGTGCACAACAGCCAATTTGGTGAAGGAGACACAAAATATGCTGATTTAAATGATGATGGTGTAATTAACAATGGAGCTAACACGCTAGATGACCATGGTGATATTTCCATAATAGGAAACTCAACACCTAGATATCAGTATGGAATTACAATTGGTGCTAATTACAAAAGCATAGACTTTAATATGTTTATACAAGGTGTTGGAAAAAGAGAGTATTCTCCATTGGCAGGAAATTTAAAGAAACAATTTTTAGGACCAAATCAAGGTCCATTCCATTCAAATGTATACACAGAACATTTAGATTATTACAGACCTGCTGATACTGACAGTCCATTAGGCGCTAATACTGACTCGTTTTTCCCAAGACCATATGCTGTAAATGGTGGTAAAAACAATAGAAACTTTAGAACTCACGTAGACCGTTATATCCAAAACGCGGCTTATGCTAGACTAAAAACAATCCAACTTGGATTTACAATTCCTAAAAAAATAACAGATAAATATAAAATTGATAGATTTAGAATATTCGTTACAGGTGAAAATTTACTAACAATTTCCGACCTAAAATTTTATGATCCTGAAGCATTACAAGGATCATTTAGTGGAGGGGTATCCTATCCTTTATCTAAAACTATTTCTACAGGAGTTAATATTTCATTTTAA
- a CDS encoding RagB/SusD family nutrient uptake outer membrane protein yields MKKIFYILTICTAILIVSSCDKDILDRTPLDEISEPEFWKTTSDLELYANSFYNKLPGWSGVGFGSAQMPDVGTDLGLGTGISSRLHGSQGIPSSSTNSLWSWDEVRQANYFVSNVSKAEGLEAEINQFTGEGYFFRAYFYYDLLKKYGDLPIYEEYFDNLNTDALYQARSPRNEVADFILADLDKAISLLKPKSDLPTPRVNKEAAQLLKATIALYEGTWEKYHNGTEFGVPGSDGSAFLQQAANAAKDLIDGGTRSLNPTYGDLFNQTNLSTNNEVILWREYDYVGLGRSFGNDAQVQWPNNFSFSLSAIRSYLALDGLPTAVSPLDTDDKMLANIETNRDPRLAQTLMVPGDITVVNIDGSMLYWEEPTVGKSVGAYESQKYRIVELDASTNDYSRNTAKILMRYSEALLIYAEAKAELGTITQADLDLTINKLRERAGFDFATYPTAKLTLNPVTDPNWPDYGYSLSNLLQEIRRERTVELMNEGFRTADLMRWRAHNLFVGAQQRPKGAYYEDLIIEVAGNLNTDSDGYLDPYASDLSNGYGFNPERDYLLAIPSEELVLNPNLTQNPGWE; encoded by the coding sequence ATGAAGAAAATATTTTATATTCTAACAATATGTACGGCAATCTTAATAGTATCGTCATGCGACAAAGATATATTAGATAGAACACCTCTAGATGAAATATCTGAACCAGAATTCTGGAAAACAACAAGTGACTTAGAGTTATACGCAAACTCTTTTTATAATAAATTACCTGGATGGTCTGGTGTAGGTTTTGGTAGTGCCCAAATGCCAGACGTTGGTACAGATTTAGGGTTAGGAACAGGTATTTCATCTAGATTACACGGAAGCCAAGGTATTCCTAGCTCATCTACTAATTCACTTTGGAGTTGGGATGAAGTAAGACAAGCGAATTACTTTGTATCCAATGTATCTAAAGCAGAAGGTTTAGAAGCAGAAATTAATCAATTTACTGGAGAAGGTTATTTCTTCAGAGCTTATTTTTATTACGATTTACTAAAAAAATACGGTGACTTACCTATTTATGAAGAGTATTTTGATAATTTAAATACAGATGCTTTATACCAAGCTAGATCACCAAGAAATGAAGTTGCTGACTTTATACTTGCAGATTTAGATAAGGCAATTTCTTTACTAAAACCAAAAAGTGACCTTCCTACACCACGTGTAAATAAAGAAGCTGCTCAATTACTAAAAGCAACAATAGCACTTTATGAAGGTACTTGGGAAAAATATCACAACGGAACTGAATTTGGTGTACCCGGATCTGATGGTAGCGCTTTTTTACAACAAGCAGCAAATGCTGCTAAAGACCTTATTGATGGAGGAACAAGAAGCTTAAACCCTACTTATGGCGATTTATTTAATCAAACAAACCTTAGTACCAATAACGAGGTAATCCTTTGGCGAGAATACGATTATGTAGGTTTAGGAAGATCATTTGGTAACGATGCGCAAGTTCAATGGCCTAACAATTTTTCTTTTTCACTAAGTGCCATACGCAGTTATTTAGCCCTAGATGGTTTACCTACAGCAGTTAGTCCTTTAGATACAGATGATAAAATGTTAGCAAATATTGAAACGAACAGAGACCCTAGACTTGCTCAAACCCTAATGGTTCCTGGCGATATTACTGTTGTTAATATTGATGGCTCTATGCTATATTGGGAAGAACCTACTGTAGGAAAAAGTGTAGGAGCTTATGAATCTCAAAAATACAGAATTGTTGAATTAGACGCTTCTACTAATGACTATAGCAGAAATACAGCAAAAATTCTTATGAGATATAGCGAAGCATTACTTATTTATGCTGAAGCTAAAGCTGAATTAGGAACTATTACACAGGCGGATTTAGACCTTACAATAAATAAATTACGAGAAAGAGCTGGTTTTGATTTTGCTACATACCCAACTGCAAAACTTACTTTAAACCCTGTAACTGACCCTAATTGGCCAGATTATGGATATTCATTATCAAATTTACTTCAAGAAATAAGAAGAGAAAGAACCGTTGAATTAATGAATGAAGGGTTTAGAACTGCTGACTTAATGCGATGGAGAGCACATAATCTTTTTGTAGGTGCACAACAAAGACCAAAAGGAGCTTACTACGAAGATTTAATTATTGAAGTTGCGGGTAACTTAAACACTGATTCAGATGGATATCTTGACCCATATGCTTCAGACTTATCCAATGGTTACGGTTTTAATCCTGAACGTGATTATTTACTTGCTATACCATCTGAAGAATTAGTATTAAACCCTAACTTAACACAAAACCCAGGTTGGGAATAA
- the xylE gene encoding D-xylose transporter XylE, whose product METANSKYLLKLTLVATLGGLLFGYDTAVISGTVSSLESFFVLPFGLDELGANARLGFVVSSALIGCIIGGVFGGVISKKLGRKNGLILAAVLFLFSAIGSSMPEMLIKPVGEGDHTFIYIFIVYRIIGGIGVGLASMLSPLYIAEIAPAKIRGKLVSMNQFAIIFGMLVVYFVNYFIAKQGDDTWLNTVGWRWMFASEIIPATLFLIMLFMVPDTPRSLVLKSQPEKALDVLVKVNGLEEGKKILAEIQNTVVSNSGKLFSFGIAVIVIGVLLSVFQQFVGINVVLYYAPEIFKSMGSGTNAALLQTIIVGIVNLLFTVLAIMTVDKYGRKPLMIIGAIGMAFAMFALGTTFFMESVGIGALIFMLIYVASFAMSWGPVCWVLLSEMFPNKIRGRALAVAVAAQWISNYLVSWTFPMLDKNTYLLETFNHGFAYWIYGVMGVLAALLVWKFVPETKGKTLEEIEKIWK is encoded by the coding sequence ATGGAAACAGCAAATTCTAAATATTTATTGAAACTAACTTTAGTCGCTACATTGGGCGGACTGTTATTTGGATACGATACCGCAGTTATTTCTGGAACTGTAAGTTCGTTAGAAAGTTTTTTTGTTCTGCCTTTTGGTTTGGATGAGTTGGGAGCAAATGCCCGTTTAGGATTTGTTGTTTCCAGTGCCTTAATTGGATGCATTATTGGTGGTGTTTTTGGTGGTGTTATTAGTAAAAAACTAGGACGTAAAAATGGGTTAATTTTAGCGGCAGTGTTGTTTTTATTTTCAGCCATTGGATCATCAATGCCAGAAATGTTGATAAAACCTGTTGGAGAAGGAGATCATACTTTTATTTACATATTTATTGTTTATAGAATTATTGGAGGTATTGGAGTAGGGTTAGCATCAATGCTATCACCTTTATATATTGCTGAAATTGCACCTGCAAAAATACGAGGTAAATTGGTGTCAATGAATCAATTTGCTATTATTTTTGGTATGTTAGTGGTGTATTTTGTAAATTATTTTATTGCAAAACAGGGAGACGATACCTGGTTGAATACTGTTGGATGGCGTTGGATGTTTGCTTCAGAAATTATTCCTGCAACCTTATTTTTAATAATGTTATTTATGGTACCTGATACTCCAAGGTCTTTGGTGTTAAAATCTCAGCCAGAAAAAGCATTGGATGTTTTAGTTAAAGTAAATGGTCTTGAAGAGGGCAAAAAGATTCTTGCAGAAATTCAGAATACAGTAGTTAGTAATTCAGGAAAGTTATTTTCTTTTGGTATTGCGGTAATTGTAATTGGTGTATTGCTATCTGTTTTTCAACAATTTGTAGGGATAAATGTTGTGTTGTATTATGCTCCTGAAATTTTTAAAAGTATGGGGTCTGGTACTAATGCTGCATTATTACAAACTATTATTGTTGGAATTGTTAATTTATTATTTACAGTGTTAGCAATTATGACAGTTGATAAATATGGTAGAAAACCATTAATGATTATTGGTGCAATAGGAATGGCATTTGCAATGTTTGCTTTGGGAACTACATTTTTTATGGAATCTGTTGGTATAGGAGCTTTAATATTTATGTTAATTTATGTAGCTAGTTTTGCTATGAGCTGGGGACCTGTTTGTTGGGTGCTATTGTCAGAGATGTTTCCAAATAAAATTAGAGGAAGAGCTTTAGCAGTTGCGGTTGCAGCTCAATGGATTTCTAATTATTTAGTCTCTTGGACGTTTCCAATGTTAGATAAAAACACCTATTTACTAGAAACATTTAACCATGGTTTTGCTTATTGGATTTATGGTGTTATGGGAGTGTTAGCAGCGTTACTTGTTTGGAAATTTGTTCCAGAAACCAAAGGGAAAACTTTAGAGGAAATAGAAAAAATATGGAAATAA
- the xylA gene encoding xylose isomerase has translation MALLGNKEYYKGIGEIKFEGKESDNPLAFKYYNPDQVVAGKTMREHFKFAIAYWHSFCGQGGDPFGPGTQSFEWDKSSDPIQAAKDKADAAFEFITKMGFDYFCFHDYDLVQEAATFTESEARLHTITDYIKEKQAASGVKLLWGTANCFSNPRYMNGAATNPEFDVLARAGGQIKLALDATIKLGGENYVFWGGREGYMSLLNTDMGRELDHMGRFLGMARDYARAQGFKGNFFIEPKPMEPMKHQYDFDTATAIGFLKEYGLDKDFKINIEVNHATLAQHTFQHELEVAAKAGMLGSLDANRGDYQNGWDTDQFPNNIQETTEAMLVFLKAGGLQGGGVNFDAKIRRNSTDLEDVFHAHIGGADTFARALLIADKIITSSPYTKLRAERYASFDSGKGKAFEEGKLSMEDLYKIAQENGELPLKSGKQELFENIINQYI, from the coding sequence ATGGCACTATTAGGAAACAAAGAATACTACAAAGGCATTGGTGAAATTAAGTTTGAAGGAAAAGAATCAGACAATCCTTTAGCATTTAAATATTACAATCCAGATCAGGTTGTAGCAGGAAAAACAATGCGTGAGCATTTTAAATTTGCAATTGCCTATTGGCATTCATTCTGTGGGCAAGGAGGCGATCCATTTGGACCAGGAACTCAGAGTTTTGAGTGGGATAAATCATCAGATCCAATTCAGGCAGCAAAAGATAAAGCAGATGCCGCTTTTGAATTTATTACAAAAATGGGATTCGATTATTTTTGTTTTCACGATTATGATTTAGTACAAGAAGCAGCAACTTTTACAGAATCAGAAGCTAGATTACATACAATTACCGATTATATAAAAGAAAAACAAGCAGCAAGTGGAGTTAAATTATTATGGGGAACAGCCAATTGTTTTTCAAATCCACGTTATATGAATGGAGCTGCAACAAATCCAGAATTTGATGTACTTGCAAGAGCTGGTGGACAAATTAAATTAGCCTTAGATGCAACCATTAAATTAGGTGGTGAAAACTACGTTTTTTGGGGAGGTAGAGAAGGTTATATGTCGTTGTTAAATACAGATATGGGACGTGAATTAGACCATATGGGGCGCTTTTTAGGAATGGCAAGAGATTATGCGCGTGCACAAGGATTTAAGGGTAACTTTTTTATTGAGCCAAAACCAATGGAGCCAATGAAACATCAATATGATTTTGATACAGCTACGGCTATTGGATTTTTAAAAGAATATGGTTTAGACAAAGATTTTAAAATAAATATTGAAGTAAATCACGCTACGTTAGCGCAACATACATTCCAACACGAATTAGAAGTTGCTGCCAAAGCAGGAATGTTAGGAAGTTTAGACGCTAACCGTGGAGACTACCAAAATGGATGGGATACAGACCAATTCCCTAACAATATTCAAGAAACTACAGAAGCAATGTTGGTATTCTTAAAAGCTGGTGGTTTACAAGGTGGAGGTGTTAATTTTGATGCTAAAATTAGAAGAAATTCAACAGATTTAGAAGATGTATTTCACGCACATATTGGTGGAGCAGATACCTTTGCAAGAGCCTTGTTAATTGCAGATAAAATTATAACTTCATCTCCCTATACAAAATTAAGAGCAGAACGTTATGCTTCTTTTGATTCAGGAAAAGGAAAAGCTTTTGAAGAAGGAAAATTATCTATGGAAGACTTGTATAAAATTGCACAAGAAAACGGAGAGTTACCGCTAAAAAGTGGTAAGCAAGAATTATTTGAAAATATTATTAATCAATACATTTAA